Proteins co-encoded in one Fusarium fujikuroi IMI 58289 draft genome, chromosome FFUJ_chr06 genomic window:
- a CDS encoding related to Zn-dependent hydrolases, including glyoxylases, which yields MQPNYEVAPEGARMWLLHIGNLVADEGVFLPFGNVCTASHPISESKRRHLVMISVLIEHPEDVLLLYETGAGKDYPEVWGPRLADIFARGEHSEDMELDAAIKKTGHDIKDVKGVIIGHLHLDHAGGLEYFRGTDVPIYVHEIELKNAFYSVVTKIDIGVYLPTYLQFDLNWTPLYGDSILIARGITVHLSPGHTPGLCIMQVNLKESGTWIFTSDLYIVQENYDNLSTQGWLTRDHAAWSQSNQLVHMLQKARGAKVILGHDRDVLMRHKLAPEYYE from the exons GGGGCGCGAATGTGGCTTCTCCATATCGGCAATCTCGTGGCTGATGAAGGCGTTTTTCTCCCCTTT GGAAACGTATGTACTGCCAGCCATCCAATCTCAGAGAGCAAGAGAAGACATTTAGTCATGATATCTGTCCTTATCGAACACCCCGAAGACGTCCTTCTGCTCTATGAGACAGGTGCAGGCAAAGATTACCCAGAGGTATGGGGCCCTCGGCTTGCCGATATCTTTGCCAGAGGCGAGCATAGCGAAGACATGGAGCTCGACGCAGCTATCAAGAAGACTGGTCATGACATCAAAGACGTCAAGGGTGTCATCATTGGACATCTGCACTTGGATCATGCAGGTGGGCTCGAGTACTTCAGAGGTACTGACGTGCCTATTTACGTTCATGAGATTGAACTCAAAAATGCTTTTTACAGTGTGGTGACCAAGATAGACATTG GAGTCTATCTACCAACCTATCTCCAGTTTGACCTGAACTGGACTCCGCTCTACGGCGACAGTATCCTCATCGCACGCGGTATCACAGTGCACTTAAGCCCAGGCCATACCCCTGGACTCTGCATCATGCAGGTCAACTTGAAAGAAAGCGGTACCTGGATCTTTACCTCAGACCTGTACATTGTGCAGGAGAACTATGATAACCTTAGCACGCAGGGTTGGTTGACGAGAGACCACGCTGCTTGGTCTCAGTCTAATCAGCTGGTTCACATGTTGCAGAAGGCTCGGGGGGCGAAAGTCATTCTTGGGCATGATCGAGATGTTTTGATGCGTCATAAGCTTGCTCCGGAGTATTATGAGTAG